The DNA window CGGGCGCGACGACCGCAAACTGACTCGACAGGCGACCGACCTCGGCGTCGAGAAACGCGTCTTCGACCTCGACGGTGACGTCGCCTCCAACATCGAAGCGTTCGACGCCGTGTTGAACTGTGCAGGCCCGTTCGTGAAAACGGCCGAACCGCTCGTCGACGCCTGTCTCGAGACGGGAACCGACTATCTCGACATCACGGGCGAGTTTCAGGTCTTCGAACGACTGCGCCATCGGGACGAGGCGGCCAAAGATGCGGGCGTCACGTTGCTCCCCGGCGTCGGCTTCGAGGTCGTGCCCTCGGACTGTCTGGCGGCGTTCCTCCACGAACAGGTGCCCTCGGCGAGCACCCTCACACTCGGCGTGAAGGGGAACGGGCCGCTCTCTCGCGGAACGGCCCGGACGTTCGTCGACCAACTCGGCACGAGCGGCGTCGTCCGTCGAAACGACCGGCTACTCGAGGTGCCACTCGCGTTCGACACGCGCGAGATCGATTTCGGTGACGGGCCGGAACATACCGTAACGGTTCCCTGGCCAGACGTCGTCACCGCGGCACACACCACGGGAATTCCCTCGATCGAAGTGTACGCGTCCGTGCCCAGTGTTGCTCCCCACGGAATGGCGGCCGTCGATTCGCTGGGGTGGCTCCTCGAGCGACGACCGGTCAAGGACGCGCTCGAGCAACTGGTCGATGCCACCGTTGACGGACCGAGTCAACGCGAACTCGCGACTGACACGGCGACCGTCTGGGGAGAGGCGGTCGACGAGGCCACGGGCGAGCGAGCGAGTGCGCGAGTTCGGACGCCGAATCCCTACGCGCTCACGACGACGGCGGCCGTCAGCGCTGCCACGCGGTTGCTCGAGGGAGCTGGTGAGACCCGAGACCGCGTTCCGAGGGGCTTTCAGACGCCGGCGTCGGCATTCGGCTCCGAATTCCTTCTCGAGCTCCCGGGCACCGAGCGCGAACTCCTCACCGCCCCGAATACGTCGAACGAACCGGAGGCGACTGCACTCGAGTCCGACGACTGAGTAACACTCGAGTTCACCAACGGGAACTGTCCGCCGCTCACTTCTCGGCCGAATCGCCATAACACACCCGCTCGACGCGCTCGTCGTATCGCCTCGAGAGCAGGTCCGTGATCGGCCCACTGCCGATATCGTGTCCGTCGAGCGTCGCGATCGGTCTGAGTTCCCACGTTCGATTCGTC is part of the Natronorubrum sediminis genome and encodes:
- a CDS encoding saccharopine dehydrogenase family protein, with translation MNSLLVYGSYGYTGRLIAREAVSRGGTPVLAGRDDRKLTRQATDLGVEKRVFDLDGDVASNIEAFDAVLNCAGPFVKTAEPLVDACLETGTDYLDITGEFQVFERLRHRDEAAKDAGVTLLPGVGFEVVPSDCLAAFLHEQVPSASTLTLGVKGNGPLSRGTARTFVDQLGTSGVVRRNDRLLEVPLAFDTREIDFGDGPEHTVTVPWPDVVTAAHTTGIPSIEVYASVPSVAPHGMAAVDSLGWLLERRPVKDALEQLVDATVDGPSQRELATDTATVWGEAVDEATGERASARVRTPNPYALTTTAAVSAATRLLEGAGETRDRVPRGFQTPASAFGSEFLLELPGTERELLTAPNTSNEPEATALESDD